The DNA sequence CGCCATGAATGGTAGGTCTTGGCAATCTCCGCAATATCATCATCAGAAAACTCTTTATGAGTTCGATCAACCAAAGCCCCTTTCTGCTGGCAATATCATCCTGTTTGGCATGTTGTTTGATAAAAGACCAGCGGGATTCTTCCGGCAGATAAAAGACATTTTTCATGGTGTAAAACTCTACCATATCGATGTATTTTTCTTTGCCTTCGGCGACCAGCACAATTTTACGCTCTTCAAACTTATCACTGATGAATTTCAGGAAGATAAGGCTTAACACGACGTGTTTGTATTCTGAGGATTCTACGCTTCCTCGGAGTTTGTTGGCAGTGTCCCAGAGGGATTTTTCGAAGTTGTTGTTATTATTGTCCGTTTGTCTTGCCATTCTTATTCCTTGCTTTATTATTCAATCATCCCTATTTTCTCTTTCTAAAACCACAGCACTGATAATGTTGCTCTCATTTTCACCAGCATCTGATACAGAGTGCACCCAGACAGTCCCGGAGTGAGGTGAAGCATGATCTATGGATTATTCTGAGACCTCGAAACGCTCCCACTGACTCGGATATTATGGTCAATTTCCAGAATACGTTCCAGTTCGTTTTAGCCTATTCTTCTACTTATATATTTCATAGTACTGCAAAAAAATGAATCGTAAAGCACTTTCTCCAATCATAAACACAATTTTATGATATTTCAAAAACTTAATGGTTGATCTCTCTCTGCGTTAGGGACTGAAAGGGCGCCGAAGGCGGTTACTGAATGAGTCGTACCAGAGGCTTGCCGAGGAACGAATCATTAAGGAACGAAACCCCTGCAAGGCCCGCCCCCCGTCAGGGGGAACGCCCGAAACACAATTGAGACGAGATTGACCCTGCCTGAGAAACAGGAGGTCTCTGGCCTTTGAAGGACTGTTTCTGACAATGATTCAAGGAAGTAAAAACTCCAGCAAAACCTGGATAAGACAGGAACAATTAGTTTATTATAAGAATATGAAAATCATAAATCGGGTTATTAAAAAATTAAATTATGCCTTCAAGGGTTTGCGCATTGCGGCAATAACGGATAACAGTTTTAAGATTCACTTTGTATTTGCCCTGCCCATCGTGATCTCCGGTTTTTTTCTTGAATTCAATCAGTTTGAATGGGTCACCATTTCAATTTCTATAGGCATAGTTCTGATCTCGGAACTGTTCAATACGGCCATAGAGT is a window from the Oceanispirochaeta sp. genome containing:
- a CDS encoding diacylglycerol kinase; protein product: MKIINRVIKKLNYAFKGLRIAAITDNSFKIHFVFALPIVISGFFLEFNQFEWVTISISIGIVLISELFNTAIEYIVKMFTCEYHELAEKLLDISAGAVLMSSILAVVLALLIYIPHFR